From the Streptomyces syringium genome, one window contains:
- a CDS encoding TrmH family RNA methyltransferase, producing the protein MIEDEAGNALRLWGEETAADAVLLDGFHALKHALRFGAEVRVAVTADKNSALELAAELADDLTDVLDERLVEIPAPTLRELLPRVHPTQVAALAVRPDRRANLDAMSRAPRQAPVVVLDNPRNLGNVGVVIRLAAGFGATGVITTGDIDPWHPNAVRAGAGLHYATAVERLPLPELPPGPLYALDPEGDDIRSIPLPDDALIAFGSERHGISPELRERATRLVALPMRPQVSSYNLATSVAMALFHWGGPDPAQRG; encoded by the coding sequence ATGATCGAGGACGAGGCCGGAAACGCCCTGCGGCTCTGGGGCGAGGAGACCGCCGCCGACGCCGTGCTGCTCGACGGCTTCCACGCCCTGAAGCACGCCCTGCGCTTCGGCGCCGAGGTGCGGGTGGCGGTCACCGCCGACAAGAACTCCGCCCTGGAGCTCGCGGCCGAGCTGGCCGACGACCTGACCGACGTGCTCGACGAGCGCCTCGTCGAGATCCCGGCGCCGACCCTGCGGGAGCTGCTGCCCCGGGTGCACCCCACCCAGGTGGCCGCACTGGCGGTCAGGCCCGACCGCCGGGCGAACCTCGACGCCATGTCGCGGGCTCCCCGGCAGGCACCGGTCGTCGTCCTCGACAATCCCCGCAACCTCGGCAACGTCGGGGTCGTGATCCGGCTCGCCGCCGGATTCGGGGCCACGGGCGTGATCACCACCGGCGACATCGACCCCTGGCACCCGAACGCCGTACGGGCGGGCGCGGGCCTGCACTACGCCACCGCCGTGGAGCGCCTGCCGCTCCCCGAACTGCCGCCCGGCCCGCTGTACGCACTGGACCCGGAGGGGGACGACATCAGGTCCATCCCCCTGCCGGACGACGCGCTGATCGCCTTCGGCTCCGAGCGGCACGGCATCTCCCCCGAGCTGCGGGAACGGGCGACCAGGCTGGTCGCCCTCCCCATGCGGCCCCAGGTCTCCAGCTACAACCTCGCGACCAGCGTCGCCATGGCGCTCTTCCACTGGGGAGGCCCGGACCCGGCCCAGCGGGGCTGA
- the paaN gene encoding phenylacetic acid degradation protein PaaN, translating to MTAGSTTAQLIEKHRPTLDQALEAIRTRAYWSPYPEHPKAYGAEGAVPGSLSAAEGQAAFEALRGKRFELDQPGAQGWTGAEISPYGPELGVEYPHPDVERLLPAMRAAMPEWREAGPEVRAVVCAEILARINARTHEFAHAVMHTSGQAFMMAFQAGGPHAQDRGLEAVAYAYAEQVRTPGAAEWSKPQGKRDPLALSKQFTAVPRGISLLIGCNTFPTWNGYPGLFASLATGNAVLVKPHPRAVLPLALTVRIAREVLNDAGFSPDLVTLAAERDGEGIAKALATRPEIRIIDYTGSTAFGDWLEANARQAQVFTEKAGVNTVVIDSTDDYKGLLSNLAFSLSLYSGQMCTTPQNFLIPREGITTDAGPKSYDEVVTDLAGAVEGLLGDDARANALLGAIVNDQVKERIAAAAQLGEVALASRQVTNPDFPEATVRTPVIVKLDGAKPDAEAAYLSECFGPVAFAVAVDSARDAVELLRRTIREKGAMTVGAYTTSPEVERLVEEACLEECAQLSLNLTGGVYVNQTAAFSDFHGSGGNPAANAVLCDSAFVATRFRTVEVRRPS from the coding sequence GTGACCGCCGGATCCACCACCGCCCAGTTGATCGAGAAGCACCGCCCCACTCTCGACCAGGCTCTGGAAGCCATCCGCACGCGTGCCTATTGGTCGCCCTACCCCGAGCACCCGAAGGCGTACGGGGCGGAGGGTGCCGTGCCCGGCAGCCTGAGCGCGGCCGAGGGCCAGGCGGCCTTCGAGGCCCTGCGCGGCAAGCGCTTCGAGCTCGACCAGCCGGGGGCACAGGGGTGGACGGGGGCCGAAATCTCCCCGTACGGGCCGGAGCTGGGCGTCGAGTATCCGCACCCCGACGTCGAGCGGCTGCTGCCGGCCATGCGCGCGGCGATGCCGGAGTGGCGCGAGGCGGGGCCCGAGGTCCGGGCCGTGGTCTGTGCGGAGATCCTGGCCCGGATCAACGCCCGTACGCACGAATTCGCGCACGCGGTCATGCACACCAGCGGCCAGGCGTTCATGATGGCGTTCCAGGCCGGTGGGCCGCACGCGCAGGACCGCGGCCTGGAGGCCGTCGCGTACGCCTACGCCGAGCAGGTCCGTACGCCGGGCGCGGCCGAGTGGTCCAAGCCGCAGGGCAAGCGGGATCCCCTGGCGCTGAGCAAGCAGTTCACCGCCGTACCGCGCGGCATCTCACTGCTCATCGGCTGCAACACCTTCCCCACCTGGAACGGCTACCCCGGGCTGTTCGCCTCCCTCGCCACCGGTAACGCGGTCCTGGTCAAGCCGCACCCACGCGCGGTGCTGCCCCTGGCCCTCACCGTGCGGATCGCCCGCGAGGTGCTGAACGATGCCGGGTTCTCCCCCGACCTGGTCACGCTGGCCGCCGAGCGGGACGGCGAGGGGATCGCCAAGGCACTGGCCACCCGCCCGGAGATCCGCATCATCGACTACACCGGCTCGACCGCCTTCGGCGACTGGCTGGAGGCCAACGCCCGCCAGGCGCAGGTCTTCACGGAGAAGGCCGGGGTCAACACCGTCGTCATCGACTCCACCGACGACTACAAGGGCCTGCTGAGCAATCTCGCCTTCTCGCTGTCCCTCTACAGCGGCCAGATGTGCACCACCCCGCAGAACTTCCTCATCCCGCGCGAGGGCATCACCACCGACGCCGGGCCCAAGTCCTACGACGAGGTGGTCACCGATCTGGCGGGCGCCGTCGAGGGCCTGCTCGGTGATGACGCCCGGGCGAACGCGCTGCTGGGCGCCATCGTGAACGACCAGGTCAAGGAGCGCATCGCCGCGGCCGCGCAGCTCGGCGAGGTCGCCCTCGCCTCCCGCCAGGTGACCAATCCCGACTTCCCCGAGGCCACGGTCCGGACGCCGGTGATCGTGAAGCTGGACGGCGCCAAGCCCGACGCCGAGGCGGCCTATCTGTCGGAGTGCTTCGGCCCGGTGGCGTTCGCCGTGGCCGTCGACTCGGCCCGGGACGCGGTGGAGCTGCTGCGGCGGACCATCCGGGAGAAGGGCGCGATGACGGTCGGCGCGTACACCACCTCGCCGGAGGTCGAGCGCCTGGTCGAGGAGGCCTGCCTGGAGGAGTGCGCCCAGCTCTCCCTGAACCTCACCGGTGGGGTGTACGTCAACCAGACGGCTGCCTTCTCGGACTTCCACGGCTCGGGCGGCAACCCCGCGGCCAACGCGGTGCTGTGCGACAGCGCGTTCGTCGCGACGCGTTTCCGCACCGTCGAGGTGCGCCGCCCGTCGTAG
- the paaD gene encoding 1,2-phenylacetyl-CoA epoxidase subunit PaaD: MVTVTPLEEELRALAGSVPDPELPVVTLAELGVLRGLHLVGPGRVEVELTPTYTGCPAIEAMSADIERVLHDHGIAEVEVRTVLSPPWTTDAISAEGRRKLEEFGVAPPRPTAARPADRPGGPVLVQLAIRCPHCGSTDTTLLSRFSSTACKALRRCEACREPFDHFKEL; this comes from the coding sequence ATGGTGACCGTGACCCCGCTCGAGGAAGAGCTCCGCGCCCTGGCCGGTTCCGTCCCCGACCCGGAGCTCCCCGTCGTCACCCTGGCCGAGCTCGGCGTGCTGCGCGGCCTGCACCTCGTCGGCCCCGGCCGGGTGGAGGTGGAGCTGACCCCCACCTACACCGGCTGTCCGGCCATCGAGGCCATGTCGGCGGACATCGAGCGCGTCCTGCACGACCACGGCATAGCCGAGGTGGAGGTCCGCACGGTCCTCTCCCCGCCCTGGACCACGGACGCGATCAGCGCCGAAGGCCGCCGCAAGCTGGAGGAGTTCGGGGTGGCGCCCCCGAGGCCCACCGCCGCCCGGCCGGCGGACCGCCCCGGGGGCCCGGTGCTCGTGCAGCTGGCCATCCGCTGCCCGCACTGCGGCTCCACCGACACCACCCTGCTGAGCCGCTTCTCCTCCACCGCCTGCAAGGCTCTGCGCCGCTGCGAAGCGTGCCGCGAACCGTTCGACCACTTCAAGGAGTTGTAG
- a CDS encoding 3-hydroxyacyl-CoA dehydrogenase, whose translation MTAIEPDRAVAVVGTGTMGQGIAQVALVAGHPVRLYDAVPGRAAEAARSITARLDRLVEKGKIAAADRDAARARIGPATRVAELADSSLVIEAIVEQLAAKQKLFTDLESVIPDDCLLATNTSSLSVTAIAGALRLPGRFVGLHFFNPAPLLPLVEVVRGSATDEAAADRAYATVAAWGKRPVRCADTPGFIVNRLARPFYAEAFRVHEEGFADPATIDAVLRESGGFAMGPFELTDLIGQDVNEAVTRSVHEAFFHDPKFTPSLAQRRLVEAGSLGRKSGRGWFAYGEGARKPEPRTAEPCDPPAEIVLHGGLYGPSAVLHELIEESGVKVTTAPVPDGGPGFIALPDGARLSLTDGSAATTDAHGAAVRFDLALDYRTCTRVALAPSELASPEDVRAAIGLFQALGKKVSVIGDAPGLIVARTVAMLVDLAHDAVGRGVASPEDIDTAMRQGVNYPRGPLEWGRVLGAAWTDRLLHHLHEEYPGGRYAACQPLRRRAAVEESLL comes from the coding sequence ATGACCGCAATCGAGCCGGACCGCGCCGTCGCCGTCGTCGGCACCGGCACCATGGGCCAGGGAATCGCCCAGGTCGCCCTGGTCGCCGGCCACCCGGTGCGGCTGTACGACGCCGTACCCGGCCGCGCCGCCGAGGCCGCCCGGAGCATCACCGCACGTCTCGACCGCCTGGTGGAGAAGGGCAAGATCGCGGCGGCCGACCGCGACGCGGCCCGCGCCCGGATCGGCCCGGCGACGCGGGTGGCCGAACTCGCCGACTCCTCGCTCGTCATCGAGGCGATTGTGGAGCAACTGGCGGCCAAGCAGAAGCTGTTCACGGACCTCGAATCGGTCATTCCCGACGACTGCCTGCTCGCCACCAACACCTCGTCCCTGTCGGTGACCGCGATCGCCGGTGCCCTGCGCCTGCCCGGCCGCTTCGTCGGCCTGCACTTCTTCAACCCCGCCCCGCTGCTGCCGCTGGTGGAGGTGGTCCGCGGCTCCGCCACGGACGAGGCGGCGGCGGACCGCGCCTACGCCACGGTGGCCGCCTGGGGGAAACGACCGGTGCGCTGCGCCGACACCCCGGGGTTCATCGTCAACCGCCTCGCCCGCCCCTTCTACGCCGAGGCCTTCCGCGTCCACGAGGAGGGCTTCGCCGACCCCGCGACGATCGACGCCGTCCTGCGCGAGAGCGGCGGCTTCGCCATGGGGCCCTTCGAGCTGACCGACCTCATCGGCCAGGATGTGAACGAAGCCGTCACCCGTTCGGTCCATGAGGCCTTCTTCCACGATCCGAAATTCACGCCGTCGCTCGCGCAGCGACGCCTCGTGGAGGCGGGGAGTCTCGGCCGGAAGTCGGGGCGCGGGTGGTTCGCGTACGGGGAGGGCGCGCGGAAGCCCGAGCCGCGTACGGCGGAGCCGTGCGACCCTCCTGCGGAGATCGTCCTGCACGGCGGCTTGTACGGGCCTTCCGCCGTACTGCACGAGCTGATCGAGGAATCGGGCGTCAAGGTCACCACGGCCCCCGTCCCGGACGGGGGCCCGGGGTTCATCGCCCTGCCCGACGGGGCGCGGCTCTCCCTGACCGACGGCAGCGCCGCCACGACGGATGCGCACGGGGCCGCTGTCCGTTTCGACCTGGCCCTCGACTACCGCACCTGCACCCGGGTCGCCCTCGCGCCCTCCGAGCTCGCCTCCCCCGAGGACGTCCGGGCCGCGATCGGCCTGTTCCAGGCCCTCGGCAAGAAGGTCAGCGTCATCGGCGACGCGCCGGGCCTGATCGTCGCCCGTACGGTCGCGATGCTCGTCGACCTCGCCCACGACGCGGTCGGCCGCGGCGTGGCGAGCCCCGAGGACATCGACACCGCCATGCGGCAGGGCGTGAACTACCCCCGCGGCCCGCTGGAGTGGGGCCGCGTGCTCGGCGCGGCCTGGACGGACCGGCTGCTGCACCACCTGCACGAGGAATATCCGGGCGGCCGCTACGCCGCCTGTCAGCCCCTGCGCCGCCGTGCGGCCGTCGAAGAGAGCCTGCTCTAA
- the paaC gene encoding 1,2-phenylacetyl-CoA epoxidase subunit PaaC yields the protein MTGAPASTVPPIAALALGDDALVLSHRLGEWAGHAPVLEEEVALANIALDLLGQARTLLSLAGDEDELAYLREERAFRNVQLVEQPNGDFAHTIARQLYFATYQELLYGQLAAGDGPFAPLAAKAVKEVSYHRDHAEHWTLRLGDGTEESHRRMRTGLDDLWRFTGELFQPVDGLDVDWTALRDGWLTLVTKTVDQATLALPTGPQLGAWTAGAGRQGIHTEPFGRMLAEMQHLHRSHPGATW from the coding sequence ATGACCGGGGCACCCGCGAGCACCGTGCCGCCGATCGCCGCCCTGGCCCTCGGCGACGACGCCCTCGTGCTCTCCCACCGGCTGGGGGAGTGGGCCGGGCACGCACCCGTCCTGGAGGAGGAGGTCGCGCTCGCCAATATCGCGCTGGACCTGCTCGGCCAGGCCCGGACCCTCCTCTCCCTCGCCGGCGACGAGGACGAGCTGGCCTATCTCCGCGAAGAGCGGGCCTTCCGCAACGTCCAGCTCGTCGAGCAGCCGAACGGCGACTTCGCCCACACCATCGCCCGCCAGCTCTACTTCGCCACCTACCAGGAGCTGCTGTACGGGCAGTTGGCGGCAGGGGACGGCCCCTTCGCCCCGCTGGCGGCGAAGGCGGTCAAGGAGGTCTCCTACCACCGCGACCACGCCGAGCACTGGACCCTGCGCCTCGGGGACGGCACCGAGGAGAGCCACCGGCGGATGCGCACGGGCCTCGACGACCTGTGGCGGTTCACGGGCGAGCTCTTCCAGCCGGTCGACGGGCTCGACGTCGACTGGACCGCCCTGCGCGACGGCTGGCTGACCCTCGTCACCAAGACCGTGGACCAGGCCACCCTGGCGCTGCCCACCGGGCCCCAGCTCGGCGCCTGGACGGCCGGTGCCGGCCGCCAGGGCATCCACACCGAGCCGTTCGGGCGGATGCTCGCCGAGATGCAGCATCTGCACCGCAGCCACCCGGGGGCGACATGGTGA
- a CDS encoding DUF5819 family protein, translating to MHSNGWRAESGRDMERDDGHERTAGIAGLSLPSRIAVAIGVAGVAVAVAVHVSMMFLHVAPSNTISKQHGSAIDDYVYPEFEQNWKFFAPNPLQQNVAVQARAELRGPDGRAVVTPWTDLSAQDGAALRHNLLPSHTQQNELRRAWDFYAGTHDAREQPNGMRGRLAEQYIRRIAVLRLGGERNGRTVERVQVRAVTTAIAPPPWSDEKVDTRPVHRLLGWWPVTTADLPEAKNR from the coding sequence GTGCACAGCAACGGGTGGCGGGCGGAATCGGGGCGGGACATGGAGCGGGACGACGGGCACGAACGGACGGCCGGTATCGCCGGGCTGTCCCTCCCCTCACGCATCGCCGTCGCCATCGGCGTGGCGGGCGTGGCGGTCGCGGTCGCGGTGCACGTGTCGATGATGTTCCTGCACGTCGCACCGTCGAACACGATCAGCAAGCAGCACGGATCGGCCATCGACGACTACGTGTACCCGGAGTTCGAACAGAACTGGAAGTTCTTCGCGCCCAACCCGCTGCAGCAGAACGTCGCCGTTCAGGCACGAGCCGAGCTGCGCGGCCCCGACGGCCGGGCCGTGGTCACGCCCTGGACCGATCTGTCGGCCCAGGACGGGGCCGCCCTGCGCCACAACCTTCTCCCCAGCCACACGCAGCAGAACGAGCTCCGCCGCGCCTGGGACTTCTACGCGGGCACGCACGACGCGCGGGAGCAGCCCAACGGGATGCGCGGCAGGCTCGCCGAGCAGTACATCCGGCGCATCGCCGTGCTCCGTCTGGGTGGTGAGCGGAACGGGCGGACGGTCGAGCGCGTGCAGGTACGGGCCGTGACCACCGCCATAGCCCCGCCGCCCTGGAGCGACGAGAAGGTCGACACGCGACCCGTCCACCGCCTGCTGGGCTGGTGGCCGGTCACCACCGCCGATCTCCCGGAGGCGAAGAACCGGTGA
- a CDS encoding 2Fe-2S iron-sulfur cluster-binding protein: MAAARHGAFHPLRVAAVDPLTDDAVAVTFAVPPELRPVFRYTPGQHLAFRRMVEGAEIRRTYSICGQVPGADGPAALKVGVRLVDGGAFSTYALKELAVGDTVEVMAPAGRFVLEPRPGHFAAIVGGSGITPVLSMVSAALAREPDTRFCLIRSDRTASSTMFLEEVADLKDRYPTRFQLVHALSREEQQAGLPSGRLDEERLSRLLPALLPVDTVDGWFLCGPYGLVRGAERALHGLGVGRDRVHQEIFHVDEEADEGAGEQAGPVAEPDTAAAAPVARASDSTVTAKLDGRSGSWPVREGESLLETVLRNRADAPYACKGGVCGTCRAFLVTGEVRMDRNFALEPEELAAGYVLACQSHPATEEVELDFDR, from the coding sequence ATGGCAGCGGCCCGCCACGGCGCCTTCCACCCGCTACGGGTGGCGGCCGTCGACCCGCTCACCGACGACGCGGTCGCCGTGACCTTCGCCGTGCCCCCCGAGCTGCGCCCGGTCTTCCGCTACACCCCCGGCCAGCACCTCGCCTTCCGCCGGATGGTGGAAGGCGCCGAGATACGCCGCACCTACTCCATCTGCGGCCAAGTGCCCGGCGCGGACGGGCCGGCGGCGCTGAAGGTGGGGGTCCGGCTCGTGGACGGCGGCGCGTTCTCCACCTACGCGCTCAAGGAGCTGGCGGTCGGGGACACGGTGGAGGTGATGGCCCCGGCCGGCCGGTTCGTGCTGGAGCCGCGCCCCGGGCACTTCGCCGCGATCGTCGGCGGCAGCGGCATCACGCCCGTGCTGAGCATGGTCTCGGCCGCGCTCGCGCGGGAGCCCGATACCCGCTTCTGTCTGATCCGCAGCGACCGCACCGCGTCGTCCACGATGTTCCTCGAGGAGGTCGCCGACCTCAAGGACCGCTATCCCACGCGCTTCCAGCTCGTGCACGCCCTCTCCCGCGAGGAACAGCAGGCAGGGCTGCCGTCCGGGCGGCTGGACGAGGAGCGGCTGTCCCGGCTGCTGCCGGCGCTGCTCCCGGTGGACACCGTCGACGGCTGGTTCCTGTGCGGCCCGTACGGGCTGGTGCGCGGTGCCGAGCGGGCCCTGCACGGGCTCGGGGTCGGCCGCGACCGCGTCCACCAGGAGATCTTCCATGTGGACGAGGAAGCGGATGAGGGAGCGGGCGAGCAGGCGGGCCCGGTGGCGGAGCCGGACACGGCGGCCGCGGCCCCGGTGGCCCGGGCGTCGGACAGCACGGTGACCGCGAAGCTGGACGGCCGCAGCGGCAGCTGGCCGGTGCGGGAGGGGGAGTCGCTGCTGGAGACGGTGCTGCGCAACCGCGCCGACGCGCCCTACGCCTGCAAGGGCGGCGTCTGTGGGACGTGCCGCGCCTTCCTGGTCACGGGCGAGGTGCGGATGGACCGGAATTTCGCACTGGAGCCGGAGGAGCTGGCCGCGGGGTACGTGCTGGCCTGCCAGTCACATCCGGCCACCGAGGAGGTGGAGCTGGACTTCGACCGCTGA
- the paaA gene encoding 1,2-phenylacetyl-CoA epoxidase subunit PaaA: MTTTAPEAGAYEAVFDATVAADERIEPRDWMPDAYRATLVRQIAQHAHSEIIGMQPEANWITRAPSLRRKAILMAKVQDEAGHGLYLYSAAETLGTGREELLDKLHAGRQRYSSIFNYPTLTWADVGAIGWLVDGAAITNQVPLCRCSYGPYARAMVRICKEESFHQRQGYELLLALSRGTEAQHAMAQDAVDRWWWPSLMMFGPPDEESAHSAQSMAWKIKRHSNDELRQRFVDICVPQAESLGLTLPDPDLRWNEERGHHDFGAIDWDEFHEVLRGNGPCNDQRINQRRRAHEEGAWVREAAAAYAGKHTDAHREARA; this comes from the coding sequence ATGACGACGACGGCGCCGGAAGCGGGGGCGTACGAGGCGGTTTTCGACGCCACCGTGGCCGCCGATGAGCGCATCGAGCCACGGGACTGGATGCCGGACGCCTATCGCGCCACGCTCGTCCGGCAGATCGCACAGCACGCCCACTCCGAGATCATCGGCATGCAGCCCGAGGCCAATTGGATCACCAGGGCCCCCTCGCTGCGGCGCAAGGCGATCCTCATGGCCAAGGTGCAGGACGAGGCGGGCCACGGCCTGTATCTCTACAGCGCCGCCGAGACCTTGGGCACCGGGCGCGAGGAGCTGCTCGACAAGCTCCACGCGGGGCGCCAGCGATACTCCTCGATCTTCAACTACCCCACGTTGACCTGGGCGGACGTGGGCGCCATCGGCTGGCTCGTGGACGGCGCCGCGATCACCAACCAGGTCCCGCTCTGCCGCTGTTCCTACGGGCCGTACGCCCGGGCCATGGTCCGCATCTGCAAGGAGGAGTCCTTCCACCAGCGCCAGGGGTACGAGCTGCTGCTCGCCCTCAGCCGTGGCACCGAGGCCCAGCACGCGATGGCCCAGGACGCGGTGGACCGCTGGTGGTGGCCGTCCCTGATGATGTTCGGCCCGCCCGACGAGGAGTCCGCGCACTCCGCCCAGTCGATGGCCTGGAAGATCAAGCGCCACTCCAACGACGAGCTGCGCCAGCGCTTCGTCGACATCTGCGTCCCCCAGGCCGAATCGCTCGGGCTGACCCTCCCCGACCCGGACCTCCGGTGGAACGAGGAGCGCGGTCACCACGACTTCGGCGCCATCGACTGGGACGAGTTCCACGAGGTCCTGCGGGGCAACGGCCCGTGCAACGACCAGCGGATCAACCAACGCCGACGGGCCCACGAAGAAGGCGCCTGGGTACGCGAGGCCGCCGCCGCGTACGCGGGGAAGCACACCGACGCACACCGGGAGGCACGGGCATGA
- a CDS encoding HTTM domain-containing protein: MSSSQNPAPDRKRDAPAGAGLAARVDSALARGVTRVTGSALGTYQTAVLRIGLSFTWLFFLLREWPNRHELYGPDGPWSWDMARRLTDDNRAFTALMWSDSGIWFETVYVLAIVSSALLMLGWRTRTMSVLAMIGVLSLQNRSIFVGDGGDNVLHLMALYMVFTRCGRVWSLDARRAARREKAPGTGSGTGDRDLTGIVLWTLCGLALVIAQAIGDTRLEWTADGPVPGIGWATVLWGLWAAQGLWWLARRHAPGEPRTVLDAFANLAHNGALLVIMVEVCLIYATAGWYKIQGSRWQDGTALFYPMHIDYFSPWPALSHALASSGTVVLLLSYGTVAVQVAFPFTLLNRRVKNVLLAVMMAEHLGIALTLGLPFFSLAMIVADAVFLPTSFLRRTGALVGRAGNRLPLARRGAVPAPRESEDGAAGTRTLVG, encoded by the coding sequence GTGAGCTCCTCCCAGAACCCGGCCCCGGACAGGAAGCGGGACGCGCCGGCCGGCGCCGGGCTCGCGGCACGCGTCGACAGCGCGCTCGCCCGCGGCGTCACCCGCGTCACCGGCTCCGCCCTCGGCACGTACCAGACGGCCGTGCTGCGGATCGGTCTCTCCTTCACCTGGCTGTTCTTCCTGCTCCGCGAGTGGCCCAACCGCCATGAGCTGTACGGGCCCGACGGTCCGTGGAGCTGGGACATGGCCCGTCGGCTGACCGACGACAACCGCGCCTTCACCGCCCTGATGTGGTCCGACAGCGGCATCTGGTTTGAGACCGTCTACGTCCTGGCGATCGTCTCCAGCGCCCTGCTGATGCTCGGTTGGCGCACCCGGACCATGTCGGTCCTCGCCATGATCGGGGTGCTGTCGCTCCAGAACCGCAGCATCTTCGTCGGGGACGGCGGCGACAACGTCCTGCACCTGATGGCCCTGTACATGGTCTTCACCCGCTGCGGGCGGGTGTGGTCCCTCGACGCGCGCCGCGCCGCCCGCCGGGAGAAGGCCCCCGGGACCGGCTCCGGGACAGGCGACCGGGACCTCACCGGCATCGTGCTCTGGACGCTCTGCGGCCTCGCCCTCGTCATCGCCCAGGCGATCGGCGACACCCGCCTGGAGTGGACGGCCGACGGCCCGGTGCCGGGCATCGGGTGGGCCACGGTCCTGTGGGGCCTGTGGGCCGCCCAGGGGCTGTGGTGGCTCGCGCGGCGCCACGCGCCCGGGGAGCCGCGCACCGTCCTGGACGCCTTCGCGAATCTGGCGCACAACGGCGCCCTGCTCGTGATCATGGTGGAGGTCTGTCTGATCTACGCCACGGCGGGCTGGTACAAGATCCAGGGCTCGCGCTGGCAGGACGGCACCGCGCTCTTCTACCCGATGCACATCGACTACTTCTCGCCCTGGCCAGCGCTGTCCCACGCGCTGGCGAGCAGCGGGACGGTCGTGCTGCTCCTCAGCTACGGCACCGTGGCCGTGCAGGTCGCCTTCCCCTTCACCCTGCTGAACCGGCGGGTGAAGAACGTCCTGCTCGCCGTGATGATGGCCGAACACCTCGGCATCGCCCTCACCCTCGGCCTCCCGTTCTTCTCCCTCGCGATGATCGTCGCGGACGCGGTCTTCCTTCCCACCTCCTTCCTGCGCCGCACGGGAGCCCTCGTCGGCCGTGCGGGCAACAGGCTGCCCCTCGCCCGCAGGGGTGCGGTCCCGGCCCCACGGGAGAGCGAGGACGGGGCGGCCGGCACTCGCACGCTGGTGGGCTGA
- the paaB gene encoding 1,2-phenylacetyl-CoA epoxidase subunit PaaB has product MTSADWPLWEVFVRSRRGLAHTHAGSLHAPDAEMALRNARDLYTRRSEGVSIWVVPSAGITASSPDEKDPFFEPAADKPYRHPTFYDIPEGVRHL; this is encoded by the coding sequence ATGACCAGCGCTGATTGGCCCTTGTGGGAGGTGTTCGTGCGCAGCAGGCGCGGCCTGGCCCACACCCACGCCGGCAGTCTGCACGCACCCGACGCGGAGATGGCGCTGCGCAACGCCCGCGACCTCTACACACGGCGCTCGGAGGGCGTTTCGATCTGGGTGGTGCCCTCCGCCGGGATCACCGCCTCCTCCCCGGACGAGAAGGACCCCTTCTTCGAGCCGGCGGCCGACAAGCCCTACCGCCACCCGACCTTCTACGACATCCCGGAAGGGGTGCGGCACCTATGA